A single Bacillus sp. OxB-1 DNA region contains:
- a CDS encoding phosphoadenylyl-sulfate reductase produces MLTFESWEKNSQPAFPADSETKGALEVLEWAYQTYGERLVYACSFGIEGIVLIELISRIKPDAQIVFLDTGYHFKETLETIEKVKKRYPSLRIQMQNPDITVEEQDREYGEDLFKTNPNKCCELRKIIPLQKAIAPSVAWISGLRREQSDTRKNTEYLNLDNRFQKVKVCPLIHWTWKEVWRFVADNDLDYNALHDQGYPSIGCAPCTNRAFSEEDLRSGRWSGTGKTECGLHTG; encoded by the coding sequence ATGCTTACATTCGAGTCATGGGAAAAGAACAGTCAACCAGCTTTTCCAGCAGATTCAGAAACCAAGGGAGCCCTGGAGGTCCTGGAATGGGCCTATCAGACGTATGGAGAGCGATTGGTCTATGCGTGCAGCTTCGGAATAGAAGGAATTGTGCTGATTGAACTGATTTCCAGAATTAAACCCGATGCGCAAATTGTGTTCCTGGACACGGGCTATCATTTCAAAGAGACGCTGGAAACAATTGAAAAGGTGAAGAAACGGTATCCTTCCCTCCGTATACAGATGCAAAATCCGGATATTACGGTGGAAGAACAAGACCGTGAATATGGCGAGGATTTATTCAAAACAAATCCGAATAAGTGTTGCGAACTGCGGAAGATCATTCCGCTTCAAAAAGCGATTGCCCCTTCCGTTGCGTGGATTTCGGGTCTGCGAAGGGAACAATCCGATACGCGGAAGAACACGGAGTATTTGAATTTAGACAACCGCTTCCAGAAAGTGAAGGTCTGTCCGCTGATCCACTGGACGTGGAAAGAGGTTTGGCGATTTGTTGCTGACAATGATCTCGATTACAATGCGCTTCATGACCAAGGCTATCCGAGTATCGGATGTGCGCCTTGCACCAATCGCGCCTTTTCCGAGGAAGACTTACGTTCCGGACGGTGGAGCGGCACTGGAAAAACCGAGTGCGGTCTTCATACGGGTTAA
- a CDS encoding S-layer homology domain-containing protein, with protein MKKLLLPLLAIFFTFANFVPVSAAPLFQDVPDQHASKAELDFLAELGIIEPNPSKTFGVNQAITRLEASEMLVRALQLDTADRPDPVMKDVQSGDRGYAVIATVVDERIMAGNLNGEFRPNDKLTRAQMAAILVKAFDLKGTTAYTFRDVDPSHWAADSIKTLFVNQVTTGYPDNTYKPGASITRGHFATFLARILNPAFKQTISCYKPDNTKTYTVNVAVTTLWKEPNKTRTVDKPSIAAPVDVTKWTKTMSIPQKQWLVGKIETQALYGQEVDILKSSGDWYQVAVKDQYSPKNKAGYPGWVPKSHITETYPNYKNCEMAMVSVPKAGLYETAGTSKKFMDISFNTILPVLKEEGAWLQVQTPANGVKFIRKQDAKLLKNATAIAKPTQKDIVNTAKLFTGLPYLWAGTSGFGLDCSGFTYTVYRQHGISIPRDSSVQATNGTAVAKNKMQPGDLMFFSHNKGKGQVHHVSMYIGNGQMIHSPNPKKSVEIISINTEPYKSEFSGARRYLK; from the coding sequence ATGAAAAAACTGTTGTTGCCGCTTTTGGCGATATTCTTTACGTTTGCTAACTTCGTTCCCGTGTCGGCAGCTCCACTCTTCCAGGACGTCCCTGACCAGCATGCTTCAAAAGCAGAGCTCGATTTTCTTGCGGAACTTGGGATTATCGAGCCGAATCCATCGAAAACCTTTGGAGTCAATCAAGCGATCACCCGACTGGAAGCTTCGGAAATGTTAGTGCGTGCGTTGCAGTTGGACACAGCCGATCGACCTGATCCGGTTATGAAAGATGTCCAATCGGGAGATCGAGGATATGCTGTTATAGCAACTGTCGTCGATGAACGGATCATGGCGGGGAATTTAAACGGCGAATTCCGTCCGAATGACAAGTTGACTCGCGCTCAGATGGCGGCAATTCTCGTCAAAGCATTCGACTTGAAAGGGACGACTGCCTATACGTTCCGTGACGTAGATCCGTCCCATTGGGCTGCCGATTCCATCAAGACGCTGTTCGTCAATCAAGTGACGACGGGTTACCCGGATAATACGTATAAACCGGGCGCTTCCATTACACGTGGCCATTTTGCGACATTCCTGGCGCGGATTTTGAATCCGGCATTCAAGCAGACGATCTCCTGCTATAAACCGGATAATACGAAAACCTATACGGTGAATGTTGCCGTTACAACGCTTTGGAAAGAGCCGAACAAAACCCGTACAGTGGACAAGCCATCCATCGCCGCGCCCGTCGATGTGACCAAGTGGACAAAAACGATGTCCATTCCACAAAAACAGTGGCTCGTCGGAAAAATCGAGACGCAAGCCCTTTATGGGCAAGAAGTCGATATTCTCAAGAGCAGCGGTGACTGGTACCAGGTGGCCGTGAAAGACCAGTATTCACCGAAAAACAAAGCGGGCTATCCGGGCTGGGTGCCGAAATCGCATATTACCGAAACATATCCGAATTACAAAAACTGTGAAATGGCAATGGTCAGCGTCCCAAAAGCAGGGCTTTATGAAACAGCAGGCACTTCGAAAAAGTTCATGGATATCAGTTTCAACACCATTTTACCTGTATTGAAAGAGGAAGGCGCATGGCTCCAGGTGCAGACCCCGGCCAATGGTGTGAAATTTATTCGTAAGCAAGACGCGAAACTATTGAAAAACGCGACAGCCATTGCTAAACCAACCCAAAAGGACATTGTCAATACTGCGAAACTTTTCACCGGCTTGCCGTATCTATGGGCGGGGACATCCGGGTTCGGCTTGGATTGTTCCGGTTTCACGTACACTGTGTATCGACAGCATGGCATCTCGATTCCACGGGATTCCTCCGTCCAAGCGACAAATGGAACTGCTGTGGCGAAGAACAAGATGCAGCCAGGCGATTTGATGTTCTTTTCGCATAATAAAGGGAAAGGCCAAGTGCACCATGTAAGCATGTACATCGGAAATGGACAAATGATCCACTCTCCGAATCCCAAAAAGAGTGTGGAAATCATTTCGATCAACACGGAGCCCTATAAGTCGGAATTTTCCGGGGCACGACGATATTTAAAATGA
- a CDS encoding stalk domain-containing protein has protein sequence MKKMGTIAMAALLTGSLMGGYSAMAQDATLQAVEERQEDATNYIQYAGVITDIEKGKSEIRATVENEEGMIMIFRVNDDSLVFNSGTTKPLTKAELAVGDAVEGYYDKNKPMILIYPATVTPEILIVKDEGVFGEVKIGKFDNEFLSLDGELKLNIGETTELVNQKGKTIEEKDLHGKNLELVVFYDATTRSIPPQTTPKKIMTLNYVTEELAKVEQLIAEDHYMKDGVKMIPLRKIAEQLGYHVQSLPKENGALVTKQNLSFKIVRGEKSYSMNKSIVKFQQAPELKGMKTYVSEDFLEHLLQN, from the coding sequence ATGAAGAAAATGGGTACGATTGCGATGGCGGCCCTATTGACAGGCAGCTTGATGGGAGGGTACTCTGCCATGGCGCAAGATGCAACGTTGCAAGCTGTTGAAGAACGACAGGAGGATGCGACGAATTATATCCAGTATGCAGGAGTCATTACGGATATTGAAAAAGGGAAAAGTGAAATTCGGGCGACCGTGGAAAATGAAGAGGGCATGATCATGATTTTCCGGGTCAATGACGATTCTTTAGTATTCAACAGCGGAACGACGAAGCCGCTGACGAAAGCGGAATTGGCGGTGGGGGATGCCGTGGAAGGGTATTACGACAAAAATAAACCGATGATCCTGATCTATCCGGCGACAGTGACGCCTGAAATCCTGATTGTAAAGGATGAGGGAGTTTTTGGCGAAGTGAAGATCGGCAAGTTTGACAATGAATTCCTCAGCCTGGATGGCGAATTGAAATTGAATATCGGAGAGACGACGGAATTGGTCAATCAAAAAGGAAAGACCATCGAAGAAAAGGATCTGCACGGCAAAAACTTGGAGCTGGTCGTCTTTTATGACGCCACCACCCGGAGCATCCCGCCTCAAACTACGCCGAAAAAAATCATGACGTTGAACTATGTCACAGAAGAGCTGGCAAAAGTTGAGCAACTGATTGCAGAGGATCACTACATGAAAGACGGGGTCAAAATGATACCGTTGCGGAAAATCGCCGAACAGCTCGGCTACCATGTCCAATCCCTCCCGAAAGAGAACGGGGCATTGGTGACGAAACAGAATTTGTCCTTCAAAATCGTCCGGGGCGAGAAATCTTACAGCATGAATAAAAGCATCGTGAAATTCCAGCAGGCCCCTGAACTGAAAGGCATGAAAACATACGTATCCGAAGATTTTCTGGAACATTTGCTGCAAAACTGA
- a CDS encoding acetylornithine transaminase — MSALFNNYARRPVHLVEGQGTRVVDDQGKEYLDFTSGIAVVSLGHAHPAIVEAVQKQSEKLWHTSNLFASPEQEKLAASLVDDTHFGHVFFCNSGAEANEAAIKLARKHTQKHTIITFEQSFHGRTIATMSATGQKKVQEGFGPLLEKFKTIPYNDIGALKAAADDEVAAIMLEVIQGEGGVNPVSPEFAQAISDICQEKGILLIVDEVQTGIGRTGTRYAYEQTVLKPDIMSLAKGLGGGFPIGAMLGTPALFDAFGPGSHATTFGGNPLGVAVAQTVIDHVFQDDFLKQVNELSSYLVEQLKSGLPEDRFTVRGSGLLVGVACQEEVAPYISKAEEAGLLVVQAGPHVIRLLPPLTVTKEEIDKAVELLASVLGIPVS; from the coding sequence TTGAGTGCTTTATTCAACAACTATGCGCGGCGACCGGTCCATCTTGTAGAGGGGCAAGGGACCCGGGTCGTGGACGACCAAGGAAAAGAATATTTGGATTTTACGAGCGGGATTGCAGTTGTCAGTCTCGGGCATGCGCATCCGGCGATCGTGGAAGCTGTGCAAAAACAAAGTGAGAAATTATGGCATACTTCCAATTTATTTGCCAGTCCGGAACAAGAAAAACTGGCAGCGTCACTCGTGGATGACACGCATTTCGGCCATGTCTTCTTCTGCAACAGTGGAGCGGAAGCGAACGAAGCGGCTATTAAATTGGCACGCAAACATACGCAGAAGCATACGATCATCACATTTGAACAGTCTTTCCATGGCCGTACAATCGCGACCATGTCGGCAACCGGACAGAAAAAGGTCCAAGAAGGGTTCGGCCCATTGCTCGAGAAATTCAAGACGATCCCCTACAATGACATCGGTGCGCTGAAAGCCGCTGCTGACGATGAGGTGGCGGCGATCATGCTGGAGGTCATCCAAGGGGAAGGCGGCGTCAATCCGGTCAGTCCAGAGTTTGCGCAAGCCATTTCGGATATTTGCCAAGAGAAAGGCATTCTCCTCATTGTGGATGAAGTGCAGACTGGAATCGGCCGGACTGGTACACGCTATGCTTATGAGCAGACTGTTTTGAAACCGGATATCATGTCGCTTGCCAAAGGATTGGGCGGAGGATTCCCGATCGGGGCGATGCTCGGAACACCGGCTTTATTCGACGCGTTCGGTCCCGGCTCGCATGCGACGACGTTCGGCGGCAACCCACTCGGCGTGGCCGTCGCACAAACGGTGATCGACCATGTATTCCAAGACGATTTCTTGAAGCAAGTGAATGAACTCTCTTCGTATTTAGTCGAGCAATTGAAGTCCGGCCTGCCGGAAGATCGGTTTACGGTCAGAGGCTCAGGTCTTCTCGTCGGTGTCGCTTGTCAAGAAGAAGTCGCACCGTATATTTCAAAAGCGGAAGAAGCCGGCCTGTTAGTCGTTCAGGCAGGGCCGCATGTCATCCGTCTTCTACCGCCGCTCACCGTGACGAAAGAGGAAATCGACAAAGCCGTGGAACTGTTGGCATCCGTCCTCGGCATCCCGGTGTCTTAA
- the argB gene encoding acetylglutamate kinase has protein sequence MTTSKSTPLTERKRIVIKLGGSMLEGLSEQFFIQLKQLMADGVAPIIVHGGGPAINQELARSGVTSTAVNGIRVTSDEAIGIVQSTLIGKVNPALVHQLNNEGIAAIGLSGFDGQLITCSFLDEKVYGNVGEIQNIQTEVLEKVTDAGFMPVLSCIGVSEDGKPLNINGDTVASRIALAVEADSLLLVTDTPGIRVHDEVQPTVSPSSITKWIETGDIYGGMVPKVEAALACLSAGIPSVKIVDQHLSGTDIRSEGVTA, from the coding sequence ATGACTACGTCCAAATCAACGCCACTTACAGAACGTAAGCGGATTGTCATTAAATTAGGCGGCAGCATGCTGGAAGGTTTGAGCGAACAGTTCTTCATTCAACTGAAACAATTGATGGCGGATGGAGTGGCTCCGATCATCGTCCATGGCGGCGGTCCGGCCATCAATCAGGAACTTGCTAGAAGCGGTGTCACCTCGACAGCGGTGAACGGCATCCGTGTTACGTCCGACGAGGCGATCGGCATCGTCCAATCAACCTTGATTGGCAAAGTGAATCCGGCTTTGGTCCATCAGCTGAATAACGAGGGCATTGCCGCGATAGGCTTGAGCGGATTCGACGGGCAACTGATTACATGCAGCTTTTTAGATGAAAAGGTCTATGGCAATGTCGGGGAAATCCAGAACATCCAGACGGAAGTGTTGGAGAAGGTGACGGATGCAGGCTTCATGCCGGTACTATCCTGCATCGGTGTTTCTGAAGACGGCAAGCCGCTTAATATTAACGGGGATACTGTCGCGAGCCGGATTGCGCTTGCAGTGGAAGCGGATAGTCTGCTGCTCGTGACGGATACACCCGGCATCCGGGTCCATGATGAAGTGCAACCAACCGTTTCGCCATCTTCCATTACAAAATGGATTGAGACTGGCGACATTTATGGCGGTATGGTGCCGAAAGTGGAAGCGGCTCTTGCTTGCTTGTCGGCGGGCATTCCGTCCGTCAAGATTGTCGATCAGCATTTAAGCGGGACGGATATACGCAGTGAGGGGGTTACGGCTTGA
- the argJ gene encoding bifunctional ornithine acetyltransferase/N-acetylglutamate synthase produces the protein MTTKTVSMKRISGYNILSPKGFKADGIHCGLKHKKNDLGLLVSEVPANVAGVFTTNAVQAAPLYVTKEAIAHEGKMQAIIINSGNANACTGKQGMEDAYAMQEMTAEKLGIATHLVGVASTGVIGEKMNMVPIIKGIKKIEPSYGLEGSIQFSQALLTTDTVTKNTAYITVIDGKEITIAGTAKGSGMIEPNMATMLGFITTDANVETPHLQTALKTVTDLTFNAITVDGDTSTNDTVLLLANGMAENESLTPDHPEWDNFVQTLHAVAQDLAKMIAKDGEGATKLIETEVAGAVSDEEARKIAKTVVGSPLVKTAVFGCDANWGRIIAAVGYSGATVDPNAISIQIGDTTVVESGEPISFSEEHLREYLKQPEVKIVVQLHQGEGQGLAWGCDLTYDYVQINATYRT, from the coding sequence ATGACAACGAAAACAGTTTCCATGAAACGAATCTCCGGCTATAACATCCTTTCGCCGAAAGGATTTAAAGCGGACGGCATCCATTGCGGTCTGAAACATAAAAAGAATGATCTCGGGTTGCTTGTCAGTGAAGTGCCAGCCAATGTCGCAGGTGTCTTCACGACAAATGCCGTCCAGGCGGCTCCTCTTTACGTCACGAAAGAAGCAATCGCCCACGAAGGGAAGATGCAAGCAATCATCATCAATTCCGGAAACGCCAATGCGTGCACGGGCAAACAAGGTATGGAAGATGCCTATGCCATGCAGGAAATGACGGCGGAAAAGCTTGGCATCGCCACTCATCTCGTAGGGGTCGCCTCCACAGGTGTCATCGGAGAAAAGATGAACATGGTCCCGATTATTAAAGGAATCAAAAAAATCGAGCCGAGCTACGGTCTGGAAGGTTCGATCCAGTTTTCCCAAGCGTTATTGACAACAGATACGGTGACGAAAAACACCGCGTACATCACGGTCATCGATGGCAAGGAAATCACCATTGCCGGCACGGCGAAAGGCTCCGGAATGATCGAACCGAATATGGCGACGATGCTCGGGTTCATTACAACTGATGCGAATGTGGAGACGCCTCATTTGCAGACGGCGCTTAAAACGGTGACGGATCTGACATTCAACGCCATCACGGTCGATGGAGACACTTCGACGAATGACACGGTCCTCCTGTTGGCAAACGGCATGGCGGAAAATGAATCCCTGACACCGGACCACCCGGAGTGGGATAATTTCGTTCAAACCTTGCATGCCGTGGCACAAGACTTGGCGAAGATGATCGCGAAAGACGGCGAAGGGGCGACGAAACTGATCGAAACCGAAGTTGCCGGAGCCGTCTCTGATGAAGAAGCACGGAAAATCGCCAAAACGGTCGTCGGTTCCCCATTAGTCAAAACTGCGGTCTTCGGTTGCGATGCGAACTGGGGACGGATTATCGCAGCGGTCGGCTATAGCGGCGCGACTGTCGATCCGAATGCGATCAGTATCCAGATCGGCGATACAACGGTCGTCGAAAGCGGAGAGCCGATCAGCTTCTCGGAAGAGCATTTGCGTGAATACTTGAAACAGCCTGAAGTGAAAATTGTCGTCCAGCTCCATCAGGGAGAAGGGCAAGGATTGGCATGGGGGTGCGACTTGACATATGACTACGTCCAAATCAACGCCACTTACAGAACGTAA
- the argC gene encoding N-acetyl-gamma-glutamyl-phosphate reductase, protein MKVGIIGASGYGGLELIRFLHNHPEVGQLTLFTSSEEGTIFSQKYSHLMKIFDQPLQRIENDRLAQFDVVFSSAPAGVASQLFPPLVGKGPKLIDLSGDFRLKDLALYEEWYKKEPAPAAAVAESVYGLTEWNKEAIADGQLIANPGCYPTAVLLSLLPLLKEELIDPSQLIIDAKSGVSGAGNQPNQMTHFSETNENTAIYKLNQHQHIPEIEQAFSLFAHEAPPITFSTHLVPMTRGILSTSYAAVADGVTEQDLVNCLEEAYAGKPFVRIIREANKFGTNQVYGSNYCDIHVKVDPRTNRATIVSVIDNLVKGAAGQAIQNMNVQFGLDEETGLELVPAFI, encoded by the coding sequence ATGAAGGTTGGAATTATTGGAGCTTCAGGCTACGGTGGTCTCGAATTAATTCGTTTTCTTCATAACCACCCTGAAGTCGGACAATTAACTTTATTCACATCGTCTGAAGAAGGGACGATTTTTTCACAGAAATATTCACATCTTATGAAGATATTCGATCAACCCCTACAGCGGATTGAGAATGATAGATTGGCACAATTTGATGTTGTGTTCTCGAGTGCACCCGCAGGCGTCGCAAGCCAGTTATTTCCGCCACTGGTCGGAAAAGGCCCGAAGCTGATCGATTTGTCCGGGGATTTCCGTTTGAAGGATTTGGCGCTCTATGAGGAATGGTATAAAAAAGAGCCGGCTCCGGCAGCCGCGGTTGCAGAAAGCGTATATGGCCTGACCGAGTGGAATAAAGAAGCGATTGCCGACGGACAGCTGATCGCGAATCCAGGTTGCTATCCGACAGCGGTCCTTCTCTCGCTTTTGCCTTTATTGAAAGAGGAGCTGATCGATCCGTCCCAGCTCATCATCGACGCGAAAAGCGGTGTTTCCGGAGCGGGCAACCAACCGAATCAGATGACTCATTTCAGTGAGACGAATGAAAATACAGCTATTTATAAATTAAATCAGCACCAGCATATCCCGGAGATCGAGCAGGCATTTTCACTATTTGCTCACGAAGCGCCGCCGATTACGTTCAGCACCCATCTTGTCCCGATGACACGGGGGATCCTCTCGACAAGCTACGCTGCGGTCGCGGACGGGGTCACGGAACAGGATCTCGTCAATTGTCTGGAAGAAGCGTATGCCGGCAAACCGTTCGTCCGGATCATCCGGGAAGCCAATAAATTCGGTACGAATCAAGTGTACGGCTCGAACTATTGCGACATCCATGTGAAAGTCGATCCACGAACCAATCGTGCTACCATCGTGTCCGTTATAGACAACTTGGTTAAAGGGGCGGCAGGGCAAGCGATCCAGAACATGAACGTCCAGTTCGGACTGGACGAAGAAACGGGCCTCGAACTAGTCCCGGCATTCATCTAA
- the fabG gene encoding 3-oxoacyl-ACP reductase FabG: MEKRFSGKTAIVTGGSQGIGRKIAEEFATEGANVAILDVNQEALDKTVSEMNEMGFDISGIHASVTDRKQVEDAMASVYERFGSIDILVNNAGVTRDNLLFKMTDDDWLTVMDVHLKGAFYASQAVQQYMVNQRYGRIVTISSTSALGNRGQANYATAKAGLQGFTKTLAIELGKFGITANSVAPGFIETDMTKATANRLGIHFEELVQASVRRIPVGRSGQPEDIAHAVAFFADERSSFINGQVLYVAGGPKN; encoded by the coding sequence ATGGAAAAACGTTTCTCGGGCAAAACCGCGATTGTGACGGGTGGGAGTCAAGGCATCGGCCGGAAGATCGCGGAGGAATTCGCGACGGAAGGAGCAAATGTCGCCATTTTGGATGTCAATCAGGAAGCGCTGGACAAGACGGTAAGTGAAATGAATGAAATGGGATTTGACATTTCGGGGATCCATGCCAGTGTGACGGATCGGAAGCAGGTCGAAGATGCGATGGCATCTGTATATGAGCGGTTTGGCTCAATCGATATTTTGGTGAATAATGCAGGCGTCACCCGGGATAATTTACTCTTCAAAATGACGGATGACGACTGGCTCACTGTGATGGATGTTCATTTGAAAGGGGCTTTTTATGCAAGCCAGGCAGTTCAGCAATACATGGTGAATCAGCGGTACGGGCGCATTGTGACGATATCTTCGACTTCTGCATTAGGTAATCGGGGACAGGCGAACTATGCAACGGCTAAGGCGGGGTTGCAAGGTTTCACGAAAACTTTGGCAATCGAGTTGGGCAAATTCGGTATTACCGCCAACTCTGTCGCACCGGGCTTTATTGAAACCGATATGACCAAGGCAACTGCTAATCGCTTGGGCATCCATTTTGAAGAATTGGTGCAGGCAAGCGTTCGCCGGATTCCTGTTGGTCGTAGCGGACAGCCTGAAGATATTGCCCATGCTGTCGCATTTTTCGCGGATGAACGTTCCTCATTTATTAATGGGCAAGTGTTGTACGTTGCTGGCGGTCCGAAAAACTAG
- a CDS encoding SDR family oxidoreductase — protein sequence MNMDLLNLKGKNIVVMGVANERSLAWGVAKSLFSVGANVIFTYRKERSLAKMEKALESGNYEARMIVQCDVNDDASMHEAFTKIGEEVGVIHGVVHSVAFAHAEDLRNDFVETTRSGYAFAQDTSSYSLIAAAKEARPYMKEGGSIVTMSYLGAERVLDGYNVMGVAKAALEASVRYLANDLGKDNIRVNAISAGAVRTLSAKGVPSFNTILSQIEEKAPLKRNVTQEEVAEMTIAMLSKLSSGVTGETIYVDAGYHIMG from the coding sequence ATGAACATGGATCTACTTAATTTAAAAGGAAAAAACATCGTGGTTATGGGCGTCGCGAATGAGCGGAGCCTGGCTTGGGGAGTGGCGAAATCGTTGTTTTCCGTTGGGGCGAACGTCATCTTCACATATCGGAAAGAACGCTCGCTTGCGAAAATGGAGAAGGCATTGGAATCAGGCAACTATGAAGCGCGCATGATCGTCCAATGCGACGTCAATGACGATGCCAGCATGCATGAAGCATTCACGAAAATCGGCGAGGAGGTCGGCGTCATCCACGGTGTGGTCCACTCCGTAGCATTCGCCCATGCTGAAGACCTCCGTAATGATTTCGTCGAAACAACGAGAAGCGGGTATGCGTTCGCACAAGATACAAGTTCGTACTCCCTCATCGCTGCCGCGAAAGAAGCGCGTCCGTATATGAAGGAAGGCGGATCCATCGTAACGATGAGTTATCTCGGTGCCGAGCGAGTACTCGACGGCTACAATGTCATGGGCGTAGCGAAAGCGGCATTGGAAGCATCCGTCCGCTATTTGGCCAACGACCTCGGGAAAGACAATATCCGCGTCAACGCGATTTCCGCCGGCGCCGTCCGGACACTTTCCGCAAAAGGGGTTCCTTCATTCAACACGATCCTGTCGCAAATTGAGGAGAAAGCTCCATTGAAGCGCAATGTCACGCAAGAAGAAGTCGCTGAAATGACCATCGCCATGCTCAGCAAACTATCCAGCGGTGTCACGGGCGAAACAATCTACGTCGATGCCGGCTATCATATTATGGGTTGA
- the argH gene encoding argininosuccinate lyase, whose product MKLWGGRFTSRADEIMEQFNTSLPVDHRLYKEDITGSLAHVTMLVHCHLLTEEEGELLSNGLQSILQDIESGELKIEGNYEDIHSFVEMQLTERIGETGKKLHTARSRNDQVAVDMRLYAKNKAAEVMESLQVLIDSLHEKGAANNVIMPGYTHLQRAQVVTFSHHLGAYAQMFARDKKRIASAIEILDENPLGCGALAGTTHHIDRTVTTSQLGFAKPVDNFLDGVSDRDYLLELMSDFSIIMMHLSRLSEELILWSSQEFKFITMSDAYSTGSSIMPQKKNPDAAELIRGKTGRVYGSLFSLLTTLKGLPLTYNKDMQEDKEQFFDALDTVMDCMEIMARMIDTLEVNADRMKAAIKAGFLNATEVADYLVSKGTAFRDAHEIVGKLIIYCEEQKKAIEDLTIEELAKFSSQITDDIYEYIDYENIITKGNKQLMKQVKK is encoded by the coding sequence ATGAAGCTTTGGGGTGGACGCTTTACGAGCCGTGCGGATGAAATCATGGAACAGTTCAATACATCATTGCCAGTCGACCATCGTTTATATAAAGAAGATATCACGGGCAGTTTAGCGCATGTGACGATGCTCGTCCATTGTCATTTACTGACGGAGGAAGAAGGGGAACTTCTCAGCAATGGCCTGCAATCGATCCTTCAAGATATCGAATCAGGGGAATTGAAAATCGAGGGAAATTATGAAGATATCCATTCTTTTGTGGAAATGCAGTTGACGGAGCGCATCGGGGAGACGGGGAAAAAACTGCATACGGCTCGCAGCCGGAATGACCAAGTGGCCGTCGATATGCGCTTGTATGCAAAAAATAAGGCGGCAGAAGTGATGGAGAGCCTGCAAGTGCTCATCGATTCATTGCATGAAAAAGGGGCTGCCAATAATGTCATCATGCCGGGATATACTCATTTGCAACGGGCACAAGTTGTGACGTTCAGCCACCATCTCGGCGCCTATGCCCAAATGTTTGCACGGGATAAAAAGCGGATTGCTTCCGCCATCGAGATTTTGGATGAAAATCCGCTCGGCTGCGGCGCATTGGCAGGGACGACGCATCATATCGACCGCACGGTGACGACATCGCAGCTCGGCTTTGCAAAACCGGTCGACAATTTTCTGGATGGCGTCAGTGACCGCGATTACTTGCTGGAATTGATGTCCGATTTCTCCATCATTATGATGCACCTGAGCCGTTTGAGCGAAGAACTCATCCTCTGGAGCAGCCAGGAGTTCAAATTCATCACGATGTCCGATGCGTATTCAACGGGGAGCAGTATCATGCCACAGAAGAAAAACCCGGATGCTGCCGAGTTGATCCGCGGGAAGACAGGCCGTGTGTACGGGTCGCTCTTTTCATTGTTGACGACGCTGAAAGGGCTGCCGTTGACATACAATAAGGATATGCAGGAAGACAAGGAGCAGTTTTTCGATGCGCTAGATACGGTCATGGACTGCATGGAAATCATGGCAAGAATGATTGACACGCTGGAAGTGAACGCGGACCGGATGAAAGCGGCCATCAAGGCAGGCTTCCTGAACGCAACGGAAGTGGCGGATTATTTAGTGAGCAAAGGGACCGCATTCCGGGATGCGCATGAGATTGTCGGGAAGCTGATCATCTATTGCGAGGAACAGAAGAAGGCGATCGAGGATTTGACGATCGAGGAATTAGCGAAGTTCAGCAGCCAGATCACCGATGATATTTACGAATATATCGATTACGAAAACATCATCACTAAAGGGAATAAGCAATTGATGAAACAAGTGAAGAAATGA